CCCCAGGGCAGGCCAGCGGGTGAGCACGGCTCTCTCCGGAAGCCCAGGGCCTCGGTCTCGCCCCTCTACTTCAGGCAGGAATCATGGCTCAACCCCAGCCCGGTGGCCACCTGGTCTCACCCTCCTGGGCAGTCAGCGCCCCCAGGCAAACCCCCTCCTGGCCAGTGATCTCCTCCACGCCATCCTCCCGGGGCCAGGGGCCAGTGCTCCCCTATAcgttccccccaccccgccaatgCTCCCCTCTACCCCCCATCACCAGGCCATTGATCCCCTCCAAGCCATCCTCCCTCCGGGGCTCCCCTCTACCCCCCTCACCGGGCCACAGATCCCCTCTGCCACCCCATCCCTGGGCCAGTGctgccctccacccccaggcTCTCCCCCGATTCTCTGATTCCTGGCTTGGGGCGGGGCGGACGTCCCTGGGTGCCATACCTGGGAGCGAGGGACTGCTGCGGGCGGAGGCCTTGTCGCCGTGGAGCACGCCCGCGGCCACGGGGACGGGTGGCTGCGGAGGGGGCGGCGCGGACAGGTGCGGGCCGTGCGGCGCGCCCACGCCCAGGAAGGAGCGCACGTTGAGCAGCGAGCCCTGCGCGAGGAACGCGCCGTTGGTCCAGTTGGAGAACTTGCCGATGTGGCAGGTGTAGAGTCCGTGGCTGGGCAGGAAGGCGGGGTGCTGCAGCGGCGCGCCCGCCGCGGGCCCGTGCACGCCGCCCGGGTGGCCGgaaggcggcggcggcgaggcCTTGGGCGCACCGTCGGGGCTGGTGGCCGTCTCGGCCAGCGACCAGATCTTGGGCTTGCTGTTCGGCGCGCCCTGCAGGCCGCCGGCTGCCGCAGCGCCGGGGCTCAGCAGGCGCGTGCTGCCGGGCTCCGGGAGCTCCTTGGCCAGGCCCAGGGGCGAGTCTGGGGGCTTGAGCGCGTCGGCGGAAGCCAGCGTAGAGCCCTGGTCCCGCGCGAGGGCCGCGGGCGCGTCGGGCGCGCGCGGCGCCTCGGCTTTGTCCTCCTCGTCCTCGTTGCTCTGGTCGCCGTCGTGCTCGTCGATGTCGATGCTCTCCAGGTCGATCTCTTCGTCGTCCTCGGCCTTCTCCGGGTCCCCCTCGGTGTCGCTTCCGAAGAGAGCGCCGTCCTCCTGGTCCTTGCTGCGCGCGCCCCACGTCACCTTGTTCTCCTTCTTGAGGCGCCGGCGCGCGTTGGCGAACCAGGTGGAGACCTGCGTGAGGGTCATCTTGGTGATGATGGCCAGCATGATCTTCTCGCCCTTGGTGGGGTAGGGGTTCTTGCGGTGCTCGTTGAGCCAGGCCTTGAGCGTGCTGGTGCTCTCCCGCGTGGCGTTCTTGGGCCGCCCGGGGTCTCCATACTGGAACTGCCCGTAGGGGTAGTAGGCGGGCGCCGTGTGGGCCGCGAAGGTGGCGGGGTGCACCCCGGGGTTGTCCTTGAGCTCATACTGTGAACCCTGCAGCCATAGACCCAgcgagggaggagggggaaagcggagagagagagacagagacagagaggtgAGCCCCCCGAAACTGGGCGAGCCGGGGGCAGACAGCGCAGCCTGCTCCGGAGCAGGAAGCTGACCCTAATGCACCACCCGGGCTGGAAGAGGGGGTCGGACCACAAGCCGCCCCCAGAAACGGCGCTTCCGCCAATCACCGAgacattttttttggggggggggggggggtcattcAAGAAAAGTTCCAGAATCCTCGCAATGTGCTCTGAGGACCACAGCGGGCGCCGGGGACCCTAGAATTTCCCTAGGCCGCCCTCGCTGCCCCCACCGCCCACCTCCCATAACCTCTCCAGAAGCCCGGGTTTCCAAGTTTATCTCACACTCGCTCGAGGGGAAAACCTTTTAACTGGGCTGATAAAACAGTTTCTCCAAACTCTGAGGACCGAGAGCCCAGGCCCCCCCCTCCCTTCGACCCTGAGGGGGTCAAACAAAATAAACCGTCCCGGGTTTTCAGAGAATCCAAATCCGCCAGCAATTTAAAATGAAAGCGCGCTCCTTTTAGCTCCCAAGTTAAATCTGCATAGAATGGCTCACCCGCACTTAAAAGGTCTACAGTGGGTGACaggcaatttaaaattttaatcctgGCCGTGAtcgacaacaataacaaaaacaccgtttgttttcttaaaatacaaaaagaGGGCTTATCCGGTAAAACATTAACGCAAGGCCTCGAGCGCTGGCTGCGCGAAGCAGAACCGCTTCCGCGGCCCCTTCTCAGGGACTTTATCTCTCAAGTTTGACTTTGATCAGGAGCTAGCAAGCACAAACTGTTTGCAGGCATTTAGAGGCGGTGATTTATTTGCAATCAATATTCTTTTTATCATCGGTAGTAAAACACAGCAAGTCAAATTATCCCATCAGGTTTTTTGGTAAATAACATTTTATCTTTCTTAACAACCTCATTAGGCCTCATTATTACCATAAATTGCCCAGACAGACATTCACTCACAATTTTATCTTTTGACTTCCAAATCCCCAACTGTAAGGGCTTGGAAAACCTAGGCCTAGAATTTGAGTTTGGATTTaggctttctttccaagaaggaACAGGAGTCCAGGAggaaacacacgcacacactcacacatacctttgggggtggagggggggggggcggatttCGATataatttgtctttaaaaaaaaaaaaaaaagtatctctgTTTCCAACCACAATACAATGGGAGAGGGTCCTCACTGCAGGGCCCCCACCCTCATGCACAAACACAGGCAGGTTTCCCAAATGGCACATAACTGTATTcaaattttctgttaaaaaatatatatatatacatgtatatcctCCATGTAAAAACTGTCGAGTTGTATTAGCAGAAGGGGACCTCCGACTCTGAGAAAGTTGCAAAAAGCAGATTTCTTGGACTATTTAGTTCGGTGGTGGAAGCCACACAGACAACGTTTCTCTGGCCAGATTTCGTTTTCTGCCTAATCTTTGCAAAACGTCCTTTGCACGTTTCTAATTATTTTGGTTGTAACTGTAAGGAAGACATTTCGGCCTCCTCTCTGCTGGGAATTCTCTTTGAAAGGATACCTTGTAAATCTCTCATCGCTTCCCCGGCATCCCCGCCGCCAGAACAAAATGGGAGCTGATCTTTTTCCAGAGCAACCGAGCTAAACGGCAGCTGGGGTCGCTTTCAGAGAAATAGGCTTTCTTTTCAAAACTACAAGAAAAGTTCCAGCAAAACACGCCGGCCGCCTTGCTCCTGTACGGTTGCCGggtgtttgttttctgtctcttcttcgcGGAGTGGGGAGACCTACGGGGGGGAGGGGGTGCCTGCAAATTGCCTGACCCCGCGGGCAGCAGCGCAGGAGGGGGCTGCCTCCCCGACCCCTGCGCTCGGCGTGGAGTCCCCAGCAGTCCGAAGTTTAAACTAGACTTCGCAGGCAGACCTTAGAGAAATGGATCCCTTAGACCAACGGCCCTGCGGAGCATTCAATCTGCAgcacactccccaccccaccccccacatctGACACCCACTGGGACAAGAGGCTAAAAGGACAGCATTTATTTTAAGCCCAGGGACACAGCTCTTTTTAATCCTCCATTACATAACGCAAGAAGAAAACTGCTTTTCTTTTCGgtgcaaatgaaatgaaaactttgACAACTTACGGAAGTCAAAGCAAACACCATTTCAGACGCCAACAATTAtttcgccttttttttttttttaatctcaaatgtGCACTCGGGCCTTGGAGACCCCACTGCCCGCCGATCTCCATTGTTAGCCTTACTCTGACCGCCTCTATTTCGCTTTAAAAGGTTCCCTCGGGTGCACGGGTTACAACCGCACGAGTTCTGCCCAAGAGGGAGAAAATCGAGTCTCCCGGCCCAGCCCAAAAGCTGAAAAGGTCGCGCAGCGGGGCCCGCGGCCCGGGAAGGGGCAGCCGAGTAAATGGGGCCAAGCCGCCCCGCCTGAACCTCGCCCGCCTGCCCCGCCGCCGCCACCGAATCGGGGGCGTCGAGCACGAGTTTGTCCCGACCTTCGGCGCGGGCCGCTGGCCCCGGGCCTCGTCGGTGGGCCTCCCGACTCCCACCCGGACCCCCCGCGCGGTCCAGGCCTCCCATCTCCCCGCTTCCCAAGGCCCACGGGCCGGGCCGTTACCGGGCTGGCCTCTCCGCGCTCCCTGCCGCCTCCGCCCCGCCGGACTGGGGCCCCCGCGCCCTCGGCCCGGGCGCCCGGATCGCGCCGCCGGAGGGCAGCGCGTGAGAGCGGGCCGGGCGCACTCACCATCTGCGTGAAGAGGCTGAGGTCGGCGGCGTAGGGCAGGAAGGCGCTGTAGTTGGGCGCGCCCGCGTAGGGGCCGGCCGCCGCGTACATGCCCAGCACCGAGGTGACCGCGGCCGCCCCCGCTCCCGCGCCCAGCTCCGCCGCCCCCGGCCGGCCCGACGAGGCGGctgccgcggcggcggcggcggccgcggccaGCACCCCCGGGCGCTCGCCGCCGTAGGCGCCGGGCCCCGCGGCGCTCAGGTACTGCGGGTAGCCCAGCTGCGGAAAGGACATGTCCGCGGagtcggcggcggcggcggcgggcaaGTATCAAAGGGGCGGGGGAGGCAGGCGCggggctggggagaggctggggtcggggggcggggaggcggtGGGCAGCGGGCCGCCGGCCGGGCGCGCTCGGGCCGGCCCGGAGGCGGGGGCCGGTGGCTGCTCCTAGGCCCGGTGCTTGCTGGCGCCCGGCTCCCGGCTGCGCCCGGCTCCGCGATCGCGCGCCGACTGCGGCGGCCGCCCTCCGCTCGGCGGCGCGGCTTTCAGACACAATTTGAAGTTGATGCTTTGATTGGCATCCCCTTGAGcgctggccccgcccccggctccccgcccgccccctccccgccacccgCCCTCGCCGGCCGCTCCCGCCCCTCCCGCCGAGCACGTGGTGCCCCGAGCCGGCCGGGCCACCTCCGCCCGCCGAGCGCCCGGGCGGCCGGTGCGGCCCGCAGGCCGCGTCCCGGCCGGCCCGCCCGGCCGTCTGACAACCTGTCGACGCGGGTTTACAGCTGGCGGACACCGGGGTCTGCCGTTTCGCAGCCCGGGCGCGTCTTGCTTGCTCACAAAACACCACCTCGGCGCCTGCTTTCACACCGTtggggaggcagggaaggggcGGGCTAAGGCGCGGTGCCAGCCGGCGCGGAGCGCCCTCTCCTCCGAGCTCCGGGCTCCTCCTCGGGCGTCCCCCCGGGACCTCTTTTGGCAGAAGTGCCCTTAAACCGGCGCGGCGTGGCACCCCGAGGCAGGCAGGgtgtccccctgcccccccccccccccagggatTAACTGGGCATCCCTCCGGCAGGGGCTGGCTCGCTGCACTCGGAAAGGCGGGCAGCCGCCGAGCACCGCGAGCTTTTCCAGCCGTGTGAACTTTAAGAAAGGCCGCCGGCTGGGAAGCTTGGAGGAAGCTAACGGCTTGTTCTTTGGGGGAGCGGGGGGAAGGTACCTTTTCTTTGCGGAGAAAGCGCCACCGCGGCGGGAGAGACACACGCCGCCCCCGCCATGGCGACAGGAGGGGCCAGCGTGGCCTGGACACCCCTCGTTTGTCCACTAGGCGAGCAGATGCTGGAAGTCAGCTTGTGCGCAGCGCGCCGGCCCGAGGCGGCGCCGCGACGAGCCTGGGGACGGGGCGTCAGGCTCCCGCCGCCCTCGCCCCTTCTATcctccgcccgcccgcccgcccgcccgcagAGCCGAGAGCGACACGGCAGGGCACCGCGTGCGCTCGGGAGGGCGGATCCGGGGTGCCTGGGGTCTGGTGGGGCTGGGGCGCAGACGCCCAGAATGCTCGGTcctcctggcctccctgcctgcGCCTTGGACCACGCTCGGGCAGGC
The Dama dama isolate Ldn47 chromosome 25, ASM3311817v1, whole genome shotgun sequence genome window above contains:
- the IRX1 gene encoding iroquois-class homeodomain protein IRX-1, with protein sequence MSFPQLGYPQYLSAAGPGAYGGERPGVLAAAAAAAAAAASSGRPGAAELGAGAGAAAVTSVLGMYAAAGPYAGAPNYSAFLPYAADLSLFTQMGSQYELKDNPGVHPATFAAHTAPAYYPYGQFQYGDPGRPKNATRESTSTLKAWLNEHRKNPYPTKGEKIMLAIITKMTLTQVSTWFANARRRLKKENKVTWGARSKDQEDGALFGSDTEGDPEKAEDDEEIDLESIDIDEHDGDQSNEDEEDKAEAPRAPDAPAALARDQGSTLASADALKPPDSPLGLAKELPEPGSTRLLSPGAAAAGGLQGAPNSKPKIWSLAETATSPDGAPKASPPPPSGHPGGVHGPAAGAPLQHPAFLPSHGLYTCHIGKFSNWTNGAFLAQGSLLNVRSFLGVGAPHGPHLSAPPPPQPPVPVAAGVLHGDKASARSSPSLPERDLLPRPDSPAQQLKSPFQPVRDNSLATQEGTPRILAALPSA